Proteins encoded by one window of Candidatus Cloacimonadota bacterium:
- a CDS encoding helix-turn-helix transcriptional regulator, protein MDVTYIYKGLSQDEADTLQAALPDERTIGILSDFFGVFADNTRLRILWFLSQRELRVADLAALVGMQQSAVSHQLKTLRLQRLVKFRREGTTIHYSLDDEHVRHVFDVALEHIREGQLP, encoded by the coding sequence ATGGACGTAACATACATATATAAAGGACTTTCGCAAGACGAAGCCGACACATTACAAGCCGCTCTACCCGATGAACGGACAATTGGCATTTTGAGCGATTTTTTTGGCGTTTTTGCCGATAACACCCGCCTGCGCATTCTCTGGTTTCTTTCCCAGCGGGAACTGCGTGTGGCGGATCTTGCCGCCTTGGTCGGGATGCAGCAATCCGCTGTTTCGCACCAATTAAAAACCCTCAGGCTGCAGCGCTTGGTAAAATTCCGCCGTGAAGGCACCACCATCCATTATTCTTTGGATGATGAACACGTGCGTCATGTTTTTGATGTGGCACTGGAACACATCCGCGAGGGACAACTGCCATGA
- a CDS encoding heavy metal translocating P-type ATPase: MTVREYDIQNLGCAGCASKIEEQIKALPEVHDVNLDFVNRKLIVKYHSAVDSPLQKLNSIADSIEPGVSFTTGGETQATSKDTAFWLTLGFATAFTVATFFLPQHWLPWFGIAAWLLAGYRVLIKAGKSLFSRQVFSEHLLMAIATLGAVILGEYAEAAAVMILYELGQWLEHRAVEHSRSLIRGMLSLKPDKAHLLTESGIEDVSLDDVSIGSLIQIRPGERVPLDGEVVKGESSVDSSTLTGEAEPLFVGPGAKIFAGFLNHSGLLEMKVGSSEAESTVNRILDLIDNAGSRKSQQEKFITRFARVYTPAVVAIAFLVFLIPTLLGQSAAEWFHRSLVFLIVSCPCALVISIPLSYYIGIGVGAKKGIIFKGSEYLDVLRQVKTVVFDKTGTLTTGELKVEKVLVENDTEPVELLHTIWLCEHNSSHPFARAIQAVYDGDYDPQKVNAYSEYPGKGVLLLYGKDRLIAGSVDFLREHGFVSLIDSGAHSTVHAAKNDIYLGCLTFSDAIKPGIQDALSQLKKLGVNRMVMLSGDRLAKAELIGTETGMDEVQAELLPSQKLDSLEKIMAAHPGKTAFVGDGMNDAPSLARADAGIAMGGIGNQSSVETAGIVLLNDKPEQLSAAFQLSRRTGALVTQNIVFALGVKALVMVLGVSGISGLWEAVIADVGVTLLVIFNSLRMLRSERRT; encoded by the coding sequence ATGACCGTACGCGAATACGACATCCAAAACCTCGGTTGTGCCGGCTGCGCCAGCAAGATAGAAGAGCAAATCAAAGCGCTTCCGGAAGTGCATGACGTAAACCTCGATTTTGTGAACCGCAAATTGATTGTAAAATACCATTCCGCAGTGGATTCTCCTCTGCAAAAACTAAACAGCATCGCGGATTCAATCGAACCGGGTGTCAGTTTCACAACTGGAGGTGAAACCCAAGCAACAAGCAAGGATACTGCGTTTTGGCTCACTCTTGGCTTTGCCACCGCGTTCACAGTTGCCACTTTTTTCCTGCCCCAGCATTGGTTACCCTGGTTTGGCATCGCGGCATGGCTTTTGGCAGGCTACCGCGTTCTTATCAAAGCAGGGAAATCGCTGTTTTCCCGACAGGTTTTCTCTGAACACCTTTTGATGGCCATTGCCACCCTGGGCGCTGTGATTTTGGGTGAATATGCCGAAGCTGCCGCCGTGATGATACTTTATGAACTTGGTCAATGGCTTGAACACCGCGCTGTGGAACATTCCCGCAGCCTCATTCGCGGCATGCTTTCCCTGAAGCCGGATAAAGCGCATTTGCTCACAGAATCAGGCATTGAGGATGTTTCGCTGGACGACGTTTCCATCGGTTCCCTCATCCAGATCAGACCTGGTGAAAGAGTGCCCCTGGATGGCGAAGTTGTAAAAGGTGAAAGCTCTGTTGATAGTTCCACTCTTACCGGAGAGGCGGAACCGCTGTTTGTGGGACCCGGAGCAAAGATATTCGCGGGTTTTTTGAACCACAGCGGCTTGTTGGAAATGAAAGTTGGCTCCAGCGAGGCGGAAAGCACTGTAAACCGCATTTTGGACCTGATCGACAACGCCGGTTCCCGCAAATCCCAACAGGAAAAATTCATCACCCGCTTCGCCAGAGTTTATACTCCCGCCGTGGTCGCCATCGCTTTTTTGGTCTTTCTCATCCCCACTCTGTTGGGCCAATCCGCCGCTGAATGGTTCCACCGCTCGCTGGTTTTCCTCATCGTTTCCTGTCCCTGCGCTCTGGTGATTTCGATTCCACTTTCCTATTATATTGGCATCGGAGTTGGCGCCAAAAAGGGTATCATTTTCAAAGGAAGCGAATATCTGGATGTGCTTCGTCAGGTTAAAACGGTGGTTTTCGACAAAACCGGAACCCTCACCACGGGCGAGCTGAAGGTTGAAAAAGTGCTGGTGGAAAACGATACTGAACCCGTGGAATTGCTTCATACCATCTGGCTCTGCGAACATAATTCCTCCCATCCTTTCGCCCGTGCCATCCAAGCTGTTTATGATGGTGATTACGACCCCCAAAAAGTGAACGCCTATTCCGAATATCCCGGCAAAGGTGTTTTGTTGCTATATGGCAAAGACAGGCTGATAGCCGGTTCCGTGGATTTTCTTCGTGAACACGGCTTTGTGAGCCTCATCGATTCCGGCGCTCACAGCACCGTGCACGCCGCAAAAAACGACATTTATCTGGGCTGCCTCACTTTTTCCGATGCCATCAAACCCGGCATCCAGGACGCTCTCTCCCAATTGAAAAAATTGGGCGTGAACCGCATGGTGATGCTTTCCGGAGACCGTCTCGCCAAAGCTGAATTGATTGGCACAGAAACCGGCATGGATGAAGTTCAGGCGGAATTGCTACCTTCGCAAAAGCTCGACAGCCTGGAAAAAATTATGGCTGCACACCCCGGAAAAACCGCTTTCGTGGGAGACGGTATGAATGACGCGCCTTCTCTGGCTCGCGCGGACGCGGGTATTGCCATGGGTGGAATTGGAAACCAATCCTCTGTGGAAACCGCCGGCATTGTTCTATTGAACGACAAGCCTGAACAGCTTTCCGCGGCATTTCAGCTTTCCCGCCGAACCGGCGCCCTGGTCACACAAAATATCGTCTTCGCCCTGGGCGTGAAAGCCTTGGTGATGGTTTTGGGTGTCAGCGGCATTTCCGGTCTCTGGGAAGCCGTCATCGCTGATGTTGGCGTCACGCTGCTCGTCATTTTCAATTCCCTGCGCATGTTGCGTTCGGAACGCCGGACTTGA
- the thrS gene encoding threonine--tRNA ligase yields the protein MSIKITLPDGSIKEYAQPVSAEKVAEDISPRLADASVAAEIDGKLVDLNQIIDHDANLILHTFKTETGKDIYWHSTAHLMAQAVKQLFPEVKVTIGPAIEQGFYYDFDRDKPFTEEELQQIEGRMQQLSKESLPYSRKELSKAEAIEIFKAQNEDYKIEILSEIPDEDTISTYTQGDFIDLCRGPHIPHTGKIKAVKLLKSSGAYWRGDEKNKMLQRIYGISFPSNKELEQYLEFLRQAALRDHRKLGKDLDLFSINEDIGPGLVLWHPNGAMIRHLIENYWREEHLRRGYKLVYTPHVGRAQLWETSGHLGFYQENMYAAMDVEGQDYYIKPMNCPFHIAIYNSNLHSYRELPIRLAELGTVYRYERSGVLHGLMRVRGFTQDDAHIVCTPEQLNDEVEKLIVLSFDMLKHFGFKEFLVYLSTRPDEAVGDPADWETATQSLRGSLEKIGVDYEVDEGGGAFYGPKIDIKIKDALGRAWQCSTIQFDFNEPTRFNMSYIGADNAQHRPFMIHRAILGSVERFFATLLEYHGGNLPLWLAPVQLILLPITEQQMDYARKIEEEFRLKGLRCEVDTRNEKIGYKIRDAEMKKIPYMAIIGKKEEEAKALSLRQHTVGDLGSMSFDEALEKMQES from the coding sequence ATGTCCATAAAGATAACTTTGCCTGATGGCTCGATTAAAGAATACGCTCAACCTGTCAGCGCCGAAAAGGTTGCTGAGGATATAAGCCCCCGGCTTGCAGATGCTTCTGTAGCTGCGGAAATCGACGGAAAATTAGTTGACCTGAACCAAATCATCGACCACGACGCCAACCTGATTTTACACACCTTCAAAACTGAAACCGGAAAAGATATTTACTGGCACAGCACCGCCCACTTGATGGCGCAAGCGGTGAAACAGCTTTTCCCGGAAGTGAAGGTCACCATCGGCCCCGCCATCGAACAGGGCTTTTATTACGATTTTGATCGCGACAAACCTTTCACCGAAGAGGAATTGCAACAAATAGAAGGGCGCATGCAGCAGCTCAGCAAAGAATCTTTGCCCTACTCTCGCAAAGAACTTTCCAAAGCTGAAGCCATCGAGATTTTCAAAGCCCAAAACGAAGATTATAAAATCGAAATCCTCAGCGAAATTCCTGATGAAGACACCATCAGCACCTACACCCAGGGCGACTTCATCGATCTTTGCCGCGGCCCGCATATCCCCCACACCGGAAAAATTAAAGCGGTCAAACTGCTCAAATCTTCCGGCGCCTACTGGCGTGGCGATGAAAAAAACAAAATGCTGCAACGCATTTACGGCATCAGCTTTCCCAGCAACAAGGAATTGGAACAATACCTGGAATTCCTGCGCCAGGCGGCTTTGCGCGACCATCGCAAACTGGGCAAAGACCTGGATCTCTTTTCCATCAATGAAGACATCGGCCCCGGCCTGGTTTTATGGCATCCCAATGGCGCGATGATTCGCCACTTGATTGAAAATTATTGGCGCGAAGAGCATCTCCGCCGGGGATACAAATTGGTTTACACGCCCCACGTGGGACGCGCCCAGCTTTGGGAAACCAGCGGCCACCTTGGTTTTTACCAGGAAAATATGTATGCCGCCATGGACGTGGAAGGCCAGGATTACTATATCAAGCCGATGAACTGCCCTTTCCACATAGCGATTTACAATTCCAACCTGCACAGCTATCGCGAACTGCCCATCCGTTTGGCTGAACTGGGAACCGTTTACCGCTATGAACGTTCCGGAGTTTTGCACGGCCTGATGCGGGTGCGCGGCTTCACCCAGGACGACGCCCACATCGTCTGCACTCCCGAACAGCTCAATGACGAAGTGGAAAAGCTCATCGTGCTTTCCTTTGATATGCTTAAACACTTTGGTTTCAAAGAGTTCCTGGTTTATCTCAGCACCCGTCCCGATGAAGCTGTGGGCGACCCTGCAGATTGGGAAACCGCCACTCAAAGCCTGCGCGGTTCCCTGGAAAAAATTGGAGTTGATTACGAAGTTGACGAAGGCGGCGGCGCTTTTTACGGTCCCAAGATTGATATTAAAATCAAGGACGCGCTTGGACGCGCCTGGCAATGCAGCACCATCCAATTCGATTTCAACGAACCCACCCGCTTCAACATGAGCTACATCGGTGCCGACAACGCTCAACATCGTCCCTTCATGATTCACCGCGCCATTTTGGGTTCCGTGGAACGTTTTTTTGCCACGCTCTTGGAATATCACGGTGGAAACCTGCCTCTCTGGCTGGCACCAGTTCAGCTTATTCTGTTGCCCATCACAGAACAGCAGATGGACTATGCGCGCAAGATTGAGGAAGAATTCCGCCTGAAAGGCCTGCGCTGTGAAGTGGATACCCGCAACGAAAAAATCGGCTACAAAATCCGCGATGCCGAAATGAAAAAGATTCCCTACATGGCCATCATCGGCAAAAAAGAAGAAGAAGCCAAAGCCCTGTCCCTGCGCCAGCACACAGTTGGTGACCTCGGCTCCATGAGTTTTGACGAAGCCCTTGAAAAGATGCAGGAATCTTGA
- a CDS encoding CPBP family intramembrane metalloprotease — MNFKKALIVFRKEILEMLRDKRTLFATIVLPVILYPLIFIGSSSIMSRQADILDKRGAVIALMDSLSYDTPDAKEIYETVFQTLQETPYVTTLENPPHLEMLYEEREILAVVSISDTVSTSGVPSYRAGIRFDASGDQGRLLFEKLQKSLSQVNSKILAKRLSEKGLEEEYIHPLTVKQFDSSSTEKKMGNLLGMLLPYMMILMLITGASVVAADLVAGEKERRTLETLLVSSATRGEIVLGKYLTVFCMAMINVIINLISISFSVKFLLSQMGFAEQGLQLPIKSFMILLLAMIPLATLFSALLLSISTFSRNMKEARTYEQPIMIVSMLLGMVSFIPAMQISNLMALLPVVNIALLFKGILIGEWELSHLLITVGSTLVLDVLAIWLTVKLFHSEAVLFRTEEDGGGLRSQRKSKRGFFNPFNGAVYFSLALVALYYLGTKWQMGNLVNGLVKTQLLIIFLPVFLILGFLKIRGGEARKLLRLNAPKPKELLLVPIIAISAAVTVSIIAQLINQVFPFPPEYLEGLGKLFKLDVPTWQMFLVIAVMPGICEELMFRGFLIRFFEKGKFWQSVIISALLFAVFHLDLFRFIPVLILGILLGYLSSRSGSIYNSMLSHTINNALALFIGLFSEQSWMKFIVVDAENLRYWVIAPALVILALSLWAFHRVTAEKPDNLELGLEAENR, encoded by the coding sequence ATGAATTTTAAAAAAGCATTAATCGTTTTCCGCAAAGAAATCCTGGAAATGCTGCGTGACAAGCGCACGCTTTTCGCCACCATAGTTCTGCCCGTTATCCTATATCCGCTGATTTTCATCGGTTCCAGCAGCATTATGAGCCGCCAAGCCGATATTTTGGATAAGCGCGGTGCCGTTATCGCGCTGATGGACAGCCTTTCATACGACACACCCGACGCCAAGGAAATCTATGAAACCGTGTTTCAAACCCTGCAGGAAACGCCGTATGTGACCACCCTGGAAAATCCGCCACATCTGGAAATGCTTTATGAAGAAAGAGAAATTCTGGCTGTGGTGAGCATCTCGGATACAGTTTCAACCAGCGGGGTTCCAAGTTACAGAGCCGGCATCCGCTTTGACGCGTCCGGAGATCAGGGGCGCCTGCTTTTTGAAAAACTGCAGAAAAGCCTTTCGCAGGTAAATTCCAAAATACTTGCCAAACGCCTGAGCGAAAAAGGTTTGGAAGAAGAATATATCCATCCGCTCACGGTGAAGCAATTCGACAGCTCGTCCACCGAGAAAAAGATGGGCAATTTGTTGGGTATGTTGTTGCCCTATATGATGATATTGATGTTGATAACTGGCGCTTCGGTGGTGGCTGCAGACCTCGTGGCGGGTGAAAAGGAACGCCGCACCTTGGAAACGCTGCTGGTTTCGTCGGCAACACGCGGTGAAATCGTTCTTGGAAAGTATCTCACCGTGTTTTGCATGGCGATGATAAACGTGATTATAAACCTCATCAGCATAAGCTTTTCCGTTAAGTTTTTGCTTTCCCAGATGGGTTTCGCGGAGCAAGGTCTGCAACTGCCCATAAAATCGTTCATGATTCTGCTTTTGGCGATGATACCTCTGGCTACCTTGTTTTCAGCGCTGCTGCTTTCCATTTCCACTTTTTCCAGAAACATGAAGGAAGCCCGCACCTACGAACAGCCCATCATGATTGTTTCCATGCTTTTAGGCATGGTGAGCTTCATTCCTGCCATGCAGATTAGCAATCTGATGGCGCTGCTGCCGGTGGTGAATATCGCGCTGCTTTTCAAGGGAATCTTGATTGGCGAATGGGAGCTTTCGCATCTGCTGATCACGGTTGGCAGCACTTTGGTTTTGGACGTTTTGGCAATCTGGCTGACGGTGAAACTTTTCCATTCCGAAGCGGTGCTTTTCAGAACTGAAGAGGATGGCGGCGGTCTGCGCTCCCAGCGGAAAAGCAAGCGTGGATTTTTCAATCCCTTCAACGGCGCGGTCTATTTTTCCCTGGCTTTGGTGGCGCTTTATTATTTGGGCACGAAATGGCAGATGGGAAACTTGGTGAACGGTTTGGTGAAAACCCAATTGCTCATCATTTTTTTGCCGGTCTTTTTGATATTGGGATTTTTGAAGATTCGCGGCGGGGAAGCCAGAAAGCTGCTGAGATTAAACGCTCCCAAGCCCAAGGAGCTGCTCTTGGTGCCCATCATCGCGATTTCCGCGGCTGTGACGGTTTCCATTATCGCCCAGCTCATCAACCAAGTTTTTCCCTTCCCGCCGGAATATCTGGAAGGGCTGGGGAAGCTTTTCAAGCTGGATGTGCCCACCTGGCAGATGTTTTTGGTGATTGCGGTGATGCCTGGAATCTGTGAGGAGCTGATGTTTCGTGGCTTTTTAATCCGCTTTTTTGAAAAAGGAAAGTTTTGGCAATCGGTGATTATCAGCGCTCTGCTGTTCGCGGTTTTCCATCTTGATCTATTTCGCTTTATCCCGGTTTTGATTTTGGGAATCTTGTTGGGCTATCTCAGCTCACGCTCCGGAAGTATCTATAATTCCATGCTTTCACACACCATCAACAACGCTCTGGCGCTGTTCATCGGGCTTTTTTCGGAGCAAAGCTGGATGAAATTCATAGTGGTGGATGCTGAAAACCTGCGCTATTGGGTAATCGCACCGGCATTGGTGATTTTGGCGCTGTCGCTTTGGGCTTTTCACAGGGTTACGGCAGAAAAACCTGACAACCTGGAGTTGGGACTGGAAGCGGAAAACAGATAG
- a CDS encoding ATP-binding cassette domain-containing protein, with the protein MIQVQSLVKEFPQKNGNTFRAVDGVSFEAAHGEIVCLLGVNGAGKTTTMRVLSTIFKPNGGSAQIEGYDIVSQGDMVRRNLGFLSGDTGLYMRLSPREFITYFGRLYGVEEQDIKKRIDEMATLLDMHDFLDKKMEFLSSGMKQKASIVRSIIHDPPVMIFDEPTSGLDILTARNIISFIRTCRENGKCVLFSTHIMREAERLADRIVMIHSGKVLAQGTLQQMREETGFEDLDDIFVHYVNQTGMELENHEF; encoded by the coding sequence ATGATCCAGGTTCAATCGTTGGTAAAAGAGTTTCCACAAAAAAACGGCAACACTTTCAGGGCAGTGGATGGAGTCAGTTTTGAGGCGGCACATGGTGAAATTGTTTGCCTCTTGGGCGTGAATGGCGCTGGAAAGACCACCACAATGCGGGTGCTTTCCACCATTTTCAAGCCCAATGGCGGCAGCGCGCAAATCGAGGGTTACGACATCGTTTCCCAGGGCGATATGGTGCGCCGCAATCTGGGCTTCCTTTCAGGCGACACAGGGCTTTACATGCGCCTCAGCCCGCGCGAGTTCATCACCTATTTTGGCAGGCTGTACGGCGTGGAAGAACAAGATATCAAAAAGCGGATTGATGAGATGGCAACGCTTTTGGATATGCACGATTTTTTGGATAAAAAGATGGAATTCCTCTCCAGCGGCATGAAGCAAAAAGCTTCCATCGTGCGTTCCATTATTCACGATCCACCTGTGATGATATTTGACGAACCCACATCCGGATTGGATATTCTGACCGCGCGCAACATCATTTCCTTCATCCGAACCTGCAGGGAAAATGGCAAATGCGTGTTGTTTTCCACCCACATTATGCGTGAGGCAGAGCGCTTGGCGGATCGGATTGTGATGATACACAGCGGCAAGGTTTTGGCACAGGGAACCCTGCAGCAGATGCGCGAAGAAACTGGCTTTGAAGACCTTGACGACATTTTTGTGCACTATGTGAACCAAACCGGCATGGAGCTTGAGAATCATGAATTTTAA
- a CDS encoding class I SAM-dependent methyltransferase, producing MKEALSLLNQIEASRVLDAATGKGDFIQTLKQHLKSYGQIIGVDASEKSVDHAQKRFPENDVEIYRMDLGALAFEDASFDLVTLFNSLHHIAELDKALSEMMRVLKPGGRFLISEMYCDGQQSEPQKTHVMMHHWLAHIDRESGIYHRDTFKRDEIIAIFDGLGLAKLKSVDYYVPVDDPKAVLNCDNLKRNCSVAFSKAHNLEKYEEILSEGKMVLERINDVGCAGASRLMLLGQKPNINM from the coding sequence ATGAAAGAAGCGCTCAGCCTGCTCAATCAGATTGAAGCCAGCCGTGTTTTGGACGCTGCCACAGGAAAAGGTGATTTCATCCAAACCCTGAAACAACACCTGAAAAGCTATGGCCAAATCATCGGCGTGGACGCCTCTGAAAAAAGCGTTGACCATGCTCAAAAGCGCTTTCCAGAGAATGATGTGGAGATTTATCGCATGGATCTTGGCGCGCTGGCTTTCGAAGACGCCAGTTTTGACCTGGTGACGCTTTTCAACTCCCTGCACCATATTGCCGAGCTTGATAAAGCTTTATCCGAGATGATGCGCGTTTTAAAGCCCGGCGGCAGGTTCTTGATTAGCGAAATGTATTGCGATGGCCAGCAAAGTGAACCCCAAAAAACCCATGTGATGATGCACCATTGGCTTGCCCACATCGACCGTGAAAGCGGAATCTATCATCGTGATACCTTTAAACGGGATGAGATAATCGCCATCTTTGATGGCTTGGGGCTGGCAAAGCTCAAAAGCGTGGATTATTATGTCCCTGTGGATGATCCCAAAGCCGTCCTCAACTGCGATAACCTGAAGCGAAACTGTTCCGTGGCGTTCAGCAAAGCCCATAATCTCGAAAAATATGAGGAAATCCTCAGTGAAGGAAAAATGGTTTTGGAGAGAATTAATGATGTGGGATGCGCCGGCGCCAGCAGATTGATGCTTTTGGGCCAAAAACCAAATATAAATATGTAA
- a CDS encoding transcription termination factor Rho yields the protein MSIDENLFELPQTQLTKLAKKYEIPGYTQLKGTDMVFKLLEYKAAQEGLAFVTGCLEIMDDGFGFLRFPQNNYLPGRDDVYVSLTQVRRFGLKTGHMISGPVRSPKEGEKYYALLRVDAVNYMAPTAMQDLRTWDELTPYYPTERLNLEFSPTNYSTRIINLFTPIGKGQRGLIVAAPRTGKTTLLQDTANAILSNHPEVYLIVLLVDERPEEVTEMKKILKPGNREVISSTFDESPKNHTAVSEMVLEKAKRMIELNQDVVIVLDSITRLARAYNNITPSSGKVLSGGIDANGLIKPKKFFGAARNTEEAGSLTIIATALIDTGSKMDQVIFEEFKGTGNMELVLDRSISDMRLYPAIDLVKSGTRREELLLTQNEINRMYVLRKYLKTISPIQGIETLRKQMQASKSNDELLNSMSN from the coding sequence ATGTCTATAGACGAAAATCTGTTTGAACTACCTCAAACCCAGCTTACCAAGCTGGCTAAAAAATATGAAATCCCAGGTTATACCCAGCTCAAAGGAACCGACATGGTTTTCAAGCTGTTGGAATATAAGGCAGCCCAGGAGGGTCTGGCTTTCGTGACCGGCTGTTTGGAAATCATGGACGATGGCTTTGGCTTTCTGCGTTTTCCCCAAAACAACTATCTGCCGGGTCGGGACGATGTTTATGTATCGCTCACCCAAGTGCGGCGTTTCGGACTGAAAACCGGACACATGATTTCCGGTCCTGTGCGTTCGCCCAAGGAAGGTGAGAAATATTACGCTCTTTTGCGGGTTGACGCGGTCAACTATATGGCCCCCACAGCGATGCAGGATCTGCGCACCTGGGACGAACTTACACCTTACTATCCCACCGAGCGCCTGAACCTGGAATTTTCCCCAACGAACTATTCCACCCGCATCATCAACCTCTTCACCCCCATCGGAAAAGGTCAGCGCGGCCTGATTGTTGCTGCTCCCCGCACCGGAAAGACAACCCTGTTGCAAGACACCGCGAACGCGATTCTTTCCAACCATCCGGAAGTCTATCTGATTGTGTTGCTGGTGGATGAGCGACCCGAAGAGGTTACGGAAATGAAAAAAATCCTCAAACCGGGAAACCGGGAGGTAATCAGCTCCACATTTGACGAATCGCCAAAAAACCACACCGCCGTCAGCGAAATGGTGCTTGAAAAAGCCAAGCGCATGATTGAGCTAAACCAGGACGTGGTCATCGTTTTGGATAGTATCACCCGCCTGGCGAGAGCTTACAATAACATCACGCCTTCCAGCGGAAAGGTGCTTTCCGGAGGTATCGACGCCAACGGGCTCATCAAACCCAAAAAATTCTTTGGTGCCGCTCGTAATACTGAGGAAGCGGGCTCGCTTACCATCATCGCCACCGCGCTCATAGATACCGGTTCGAAGATGGACCAGGTGATTTTTGAGGAATTCAAAGGCACTGGAAACATGGAATTGGTGCTGGATCGCAGCATTTCCGACATGCGCCTCTACCCTGCCATCGATCTTGTTAAAAGTGGAACCCGCCGCGAAGAGCTGTTGCTTACCCAAAACGAGATTAACCGCATGTATGTGTTGCGCAAATATCTGAAAACCATCAGCCCCATCCAGGGCATCGAAACCCTGCGCAAACAAATGCAGGCCTCAAAAAGCAATGATGAACTGCTGAACTCCATGAGCAACTAA